The nucleotide window aatatccagaatatatagagagcTCCTGaaacccaacaacaaaaaatttgattcaaaaatgggcaaatgtcttgaatagacatttctccaaagaagatacataaatggtaaataagcacaAGAAAGGATGTAGAAAATCGTTAATTATTAGTGATTATGtgaatcaaaattacaatggaacaccacctcacacccattaagaGAGAGACTATAAAAAACAacttgttggtgaggatgtggagaaattggaatgttggtgggaaggtaaaatggtacagctgctgtggaaaacagtaggacagttcctcaaaaaattaaaaatagaattaccatgtgatccagcaattctacttctgggtatacacccagaagaattgaaagcagggtctcaaagagatacatgtatacccatgttcatagcagcattattcatttaTTGCTAAATTGcagaagcaatccaaatgtccatcaaaggatGAATGTATAAGCAAAATGTAAATACCACCTTTTGATTATCCAATAGAATACTATTgtgttaaaaaggaagaaaattctgagatttgctacaacatggatgaaccttgaagacattatgccagATGAACTAAGCCagtcacatacacacaaaaacaaatactgcatgattccacttgtatgaagtACTTAGAGTAGGAAAAGTCATGGAGgcacaaagtagaatggtggttgccaggaggtaggggaggggacaatggggagttactgtttaatgggtaggtttcagttttgcaagatgaaaagagttctggagacggtggtgatggttgcacaacaatatgaatgtatttaatgccactgaagtgtgcacttagaaatggttaagacaGTTAATTCTATGTTATGTATATTCTACCAcaataaaacattagaaaaaaatctagtgTGGCTCCAGCTATTTTATGTACAGCAGTAAATTAGCAGACATATTTCTGAATACTTTTGTAGCTTCTAGTACATATTTAACTTCATCAGTATCCCTCACCAGTGGATAATGTAGCatcttaaaattgaaatttatttaaaagtatttaatccCTAAAATGTCACAAGAAGGAAAGTTAATATAGAAAATGAGATACTGGAGAAGTATagaaaaatgagataatggaGAAATAAGCATTTAAACTGTCATGAAAATAAGATGTGTAACTGTTCTATAACAGATTACtgtattctagttcctttgctaGGGTTAACAATtaagtacattttaattttaaatttttttactgcAGGAAatggtgcttttaaaaaaaaaaaaaaaatccaacaaaggTGCCAAAGGCTAATGGTGGAAGTGGCAGGACTAGGAGACAACTTTCTTGGTTGAGAAGGGAGATGTATGATAACAATGAGATACTGAGCAAAGGTGAAGGGAGTCTGAGAGTCCCTGTACCATGTGATGACCATAGTGAAAGGGCTGTCATATGAGCCGATCAGgagaaaataatgtattaaaacTTTGTCTTTAGTTGCTGTTAGAGGTTAAGATCAGTGATGAGGGAAACTgtcagttaaaaagaaataaacacagtttattccttttgtcattcattcataaaacatttattgggcacctccAATATACCAGGCACGGTCTTAGGGATTCAGAAGTgaatcagaaatattttctttgcttgaTGTACTCACAAAAGAGGTCAGGGGGACAGCTGGCGGATGACTCGTTGCAATACTATAAGAAAATTTCCCGAATATATTAATACttctattaaagtataattgtatCACATAATAGGGATCAACCAGCTCTGAACCagtttcacagaggaggtgatatttgaattGGATCTAGAGAGCTGGGAGATGCTGTGCACAAGACCAATATCACATGATACATGGAATTGGTTTTAAGAGTCCAAATTTAGGTGGAGCTATTTACAAACGCATACCAATTATGAAGGTTTAAGCTTCAAGGAACACAAACTCagacataaaattatttaaataataatggaaTTCATTAATTCTCTCAATAAAGATTCCAGAAACACAGTGTCTTGAGttcttcccccttttcctctctgCCATTCTCAGTTTTGGCCTCATTTTTGAGTTGGTAACACAATGGATACAGCAGTTCTAAATGTCATACAAGAAAGCAAAAGTTGTCAAGGAGGGGACTGTCCCTCTACCTCTCTTTGAAGGGTGAGGGAATTTTATAGAAGCCAGAAATTTGACTTTCCCTTTTGTCTCATGGGCCACAGGATTGATTTCTGAATCAATCAAAGGCAGAATAATTGGAACAAAAATGGTTAGACTAAGGGGAGACCTTTGTCACACCACCTCACTGGCAAACATGCCCAGATTCGTACGCCTGCCATCTTTCAGGCAGAGTACATACATATCTAGAACCAGTAAAGCAAGATCTTAAGTCATTGGCTCTTTATTTGAGCATCACCTCTGAGTACGCTTTCAACTGCTAAGGCACTTATTTTTAGCCCAGGTCTCAGTTTCCTGAAACTGACTCTAAGGTTTTTGCTTCCCCTGTTTTGCCCTCCAGATAATTTAATAACTATTTCACCTCTAAAGATATTGCATTATAAATATCTTCTTTACATGTTTTCATcaaaagaaattctttatccCACTTAAGATATAACTTTGTGGTGTCAAAacatcaacctttttttttttttaaaatgtttttcaacaAAGAGATGGTTTGAATGAAGATTTCTTTGACATGAAGGAATATTTGACCCAGGCAGATAATAGTATGAATATTCTTCTTCTGGTGCCTGGCACTCTAATATTCCAGCCTTCTTTAAAACAACTGGAGTTCAAAGCTATGATATAAATCTATAGCCTCTGAATCCAATCCTTCCTAGTAAAGGCCTTACCTGCAAAGTTCACTTCCATTACTTGGGTTACAGAAGATGATTTCAGAAGTAATTGCACAGATATTTAAATTATCTGCtgcctttgtctttcttttagAATGCAGATATCAAAATATCATATTTCTCCCTAAAACTTCCTCTCATAATTTCAAGTGGTATATTTTAATATCAGGATTTCTTTGTAAGCCTAAAAGATGAATGTTCCAAGCATAGCTCCACCTCCTTTTTAGGGTTTAAATTACAAAACATCATCAATGATAATTGTTACTTTTCTTCCCAGTCCGCAATTACTCTTAATTAACAAcaatgataatattaataatacccTACATCTCATTCCAACCAACTGTAGACATTTCAGTTACACTAAGTAATATCAATTCATCAACCCTGCAAGGAAGGGAGGGGCAgatattattttaatgaagagGGTACTCTGGCACTGTGACTTGTCCAAATAAAAAACAGCTGAGGTAGACCAGTCAAGCATGTCTTTGTATCAAGTGGGAAAATACCTCAGTCAGGTGTTCATTAGACATTTGTGGGGATATTCCTTCAGAGTTGACTCAGCATTCATAGTTCAAAATGCTGATCTCTATTGAAAATTGTCTTCATTCCACAAGTAATATTTATGAGGTGACTCAGGTTACAAATCTGTTTGCTGGAAGCTATAATCATTGACTTAAATTCAACTTAGcctgttaattttctgtttctttatttggaGGTAAATAAAATGAGTCAATGCTGGTGCCTAGACTCTTTTGTCTTGCTGCTGCCCATTGGCCATTTCATAAGAGTCACATGATTGCCTAAGTTTCTTTGGCTTTTGGTTGTGAATGCCTCTTCTCAGCAAGCTTTCCATCATGACTGAGCCCTTTTTGGGAACCTGGAAGCTGGTCTCCAGTGAAAACTTTGATGAGTACATGAAACAACTGGGAAATACCATTACAAGATTTGGAAACTGGCAATGCATTTTGTGATATGGTTGGGTTTGCACTTTACAATGAATTTTTCAACAATTCTCTCATTCATTTGTGATCCTAGGGTATATTCAAATGAGGTTAACAAAGTTTGTGtatctacttttacttttttattaccaGTAATAATTATCTCTTTTTGGAATACTAGGCTCACAGATGCTTCCTTCTAGgtattatctatatatttaaacaaTTTATCCTTTTAGAAAATACTTCATCTTACCCCTATGATCGAGTTTATTTTTAGCTTGGTCATTTCATTAAGTAGCTTTTCTCTGCTCCCCATTATAGACAGTAATACCTATCTATGATTAAATTTATCAAGTAAATTTGTTTCAAGGTTTGCTTTAAGTTATAACTTCAAAAGAGCAATAGCAACAAACAAAATTTCTAGTTGGTTAATTTTAAGAGTTCTGATGCATGTGGGAggtttttaataacattatttggaagagtttcaaatgttttattggagaaatagaacatttttaCTCATGGAATTTCTTACCATTGGGTATTTCCTCAGAAGTATAAACTCTATGCACACTTTAGTTCTTACTCAAATTGAATAAACATCATTTATAATGGCTCAGATCTATAATAACTAAACTAGTCTTTACTAATGTTAGAAGAATagtaattatttaacatttaattaattttaaacatttaattaagaGAAACCTCTCTTATAATAAACTGCATATaaagtcaaaaaaatttttaatcttactttttttttaaaattggctgAAATGATAAATACATAATAAGTCAACGTGTTCATAATGTaatatttgttcctttttctttagtATAAACTCTCTcagaaagtaataaaaaacatGTTTCCCTATCTCTTCATGGATTCATGGACTCACctgttttgagttaaattttttttttttaataataaataattaaataaatttggggGCATCTAAGAAACTTGGGGCTGATGGCAAAACTAGCCATGTTTTGACTGGGAGCTGGTCTCAAGCAGAGTGCAAGAGAGAATAACCACTGAGTACATACtatgtgccaataccatgctaaGTCCTATCATTTAACCTCCAACACACCTATGAGGTGAGTACTATAATTACTCACATTTTACTACTGAGAAAGCTGAAGTttagagaaaagggaaataatgTGGCCAAGCTAACAAGCGGCAAAGTTGGAACTCGGGTTTTAACCTCCTCACTCCTCACTCTTTTGTGATTCATGTCTAACACTGCTTTTCTGTGGTCAGAGGCATCCTGTCCAACCGCAATATGAATGTGAAATCGAGTTCTATATCGATACTAAGAGTCGGGTGTCAGCCCTTCTGCCCACCAATTGCAGGAGTCAAGTTAAACAATGGACAATCCCCAACCTGAACAACAGGACCAGGCTCTCAGCCAAATTGTCCAATTTGCCTACCTCCTCTTTACTCAGCCAGATCTGAAATTTATCTGCAAATAAGGGAGAAGCTTGGACTTTATAAGTCATATTCTTTTAGAGTAGATTAGATACTTTgaaaattgcatttctttttttttttttttttaagaagaaaagtgtGCTAAAATTCTTGGACAATTAGAAAACCTGTGCTTAAATTTCAGCTCTGCTAATTACCAGACACATCACCTAGAACAAGCCTCTCTACCTCTCTGGGACTCGGTgtactcatctctaaaatgaggataataacatcCCCTGTGCTGTTGCTGCAATATTTCATGAGGTAAAGCCCAAGCATATGACCGAAAGGcaccatacaaatatatattttagatgaaGTGCAAGAGTCTCAGAAAATGAATTTAACTTTCAAAATGTCAAGTATAATTACTAGACATATCTTCTGATTGGGAGGTTTGGCTCAATCCAGCTGTCACAGAGAGCATTGAAGAAAATACGGCGTATTATCCAAAACTTCAATGGGGGAAGGATGCattctttttaaattgctttccaaaatgaTTGTTAGCACTTCTTCCTAAACATCTTAAGAAGGTATTTTGTTTTCTCTACTCATTGATTTCTCTTCTCACTCATTCCTACAGGAGTGAGTGCTGCAGTCCAGAACTTTGCTGGGTTGGCAAAACCAAGAATCACTATTAGCACCGACAGGGATAAGGTTAACATCAAAACAGAAAGTTCTTTCAAAAATACTGAGATCTCCTTCAAGCTGGGAGAAGAATTTGATGAAACCACATCAGATAACCAGAAAGTAAAGGTAAGAACTAAATCTTCCTGGTCCACAATCAGGAAAAATCTAGACGGTGGTTAAGCACAGTTAATTCTAATTTGATTAATTACCCAGTCAGCTTGGGCTTGTTTTGTTAATTAATATTGCACAATGCTAAAGTCAATTATTTTGCAAATGATTCAGGGTCCAAAAACTCAACTTATTTTCACtgtttctctgatttctctttgTCATTGTATAAAAGAGCATATAAAATGATTATTCACAAATAGTTTAGGTATTGCTTACCTGGGGGGAAAGAGCATTACTCAAATAATCTCTTGAGACTTCCCTAGTTTGATGGTATTAAATTAGGACAAGAACTGTTGTAAGAATTTTggagaaaagaatttcaaaactgaaattaaaaagtagATGTCTAGTCTTGTGTAGATTAGAATGTAGTGAATTGCTATTTCTGACTGATTCCTTTCTGCATTTATAGAGCATCATAACATTAGATGGTGGCTCAATGATTCATTTCCAAAAATGGCTTGGCAAAGAGACAACAATCAAAGGACAAATTGTAGATGGAAACATGGTAGTGGTGAGTTTTctctaaatttaatatttttagaagcTCCTATTTGAGGCATGCCCTACAAATTACTCAATTGTCTTGTATCTCAAATAGAGGGTCTGGGGAAAGAGGGACAGATCAAATTTAACATGTCATGTACCAACTCTAATAGATCCCTCTTTGCTTTTAGGAATATATCATGAATAATATTGTCAGCAttggaatctacaaaaaggtaTGAAAAATTGTATACGTCAGTGAAAACTTGTTCACTAACAGGAAACTGGGACTTGAAGAAGATGTGTCTCAGagccactgattttttaaaaaattactcaacATAAATTTGCCCAATAAAACCAAATTAAGTGCAGTTTTGGAGCTGTGTAATCTTGAGGGTTAGGTACAATCTGATAAATTGGTGAGACAAGAAACTTCTTGTCTCTGGTGTAATTGTAAGATCACCAAAGTGCCCTTTATTCTTCGTACACCTGAATCCTGCAGTCACTGATTTTCCTTTAGTGGACCCATTCCATTTAGGTTAATGCTTTCTGTCAAGGGGTGCTCTGTTGAAATTCATGTGACCTCAAAGGTGGATACATTATAATCATTGTAATCCACTTTGGGCAtcacagattttgaaaatcaacgttgctttttattttttatttttgcagaagGCTGACCATGCATAAAGTAGataggatagatagatggatagataggtagatggatggatagatagatagatagatagatagatagatagatagatagatagatagatgagagagagagattacaaAATAGAGCCTGGACATTATACACTGTGCGTGAATTTTTATAGAACATTTAAAACAATCATTATCTTACTTTtccataaacttatttaaaataatcaggCTAGGGCATCGGTCACCATTTCATACAACTTAGTCTTTGCAGAATGATATTTTATTAAATGCCAGTCCAGAATTTCTAAATGCCTGGTAGGAATATAATTGTTAGAGCTACACAAAGTCCCTCAATAGTTTCACCATGTACTGTTGCTAGGAAGTACTCTCAGGGCTTAGAGCAAAACAGAGTAATataggtaaaatttaaaaattgagggtATTTGTAGCagtgggaggaggaaaaggaaagagaggaagaattaTGTAAATCTCATGTTGCAACTTAAACTTAAAACCAGATAGTAGTTGGTGAAACGTAACTCCTGAGGATAGTGTTAAATATGTGCTAATTTGTCATCTAAACTGAGTCAGAAGTGAAAAGTGGAAAGGGGCACTTTCAATAATTATACCTGGGCAACAAACATAAACTGGGACTGTCCTAGGCAAACTGGGAGGTATGGTCACCTCAGTAAGGAGAAAATTAAAGAGTAATGTACAAAAGGACTGAGCATAGTGTTGGGACAATAGCTGAATTCTTGTCCAAGGAAAGGAACTAGGCTGTCATATTAAACCCTGAAGACCTCTGAGGATACAGCTGTGCACTTGAAGTGATGGGTTTGGTAGTAGCCACACAACTGCCAGATGTGGCCAATGACAGTCATCACCCCACGACTTGTCTCTGTCCTTCCTAAAGGACTCAAGTGTGTACAAAATGTACCTGTGCTTCTTTGCCAGAAGTCAAAGAGGATTTCAGCCCCCAAGGTAGCGTCCTGTGCACAAAGGGGAGCAGAGGCCAATGTCTCCTTCATCAGAGGATGGTCTCTGCAATGGGGCTGCAGATGACAGCACTTAAGCAACAACTCAGACCAAGGGTCAAAATGTTTTCCACAACCATTAGGAAGAGGGTATTCTTCTAAAAAACACTAGGCACTTATTTAAATCTTAGTCTTTACAGAggcaaaatttataaaagaataatatagTTCTGAATTTTCAAGACATTTCTCTTCTCATAAGTGTCACAGCTCAAGGTACACACAGcctaaatgagaaataaaatcctGCTGTGGTGTCTTTAGTAGGTAGAATCAAACATGCTACTCCTGAGGAAGTCACTCATCCAGCAAGTTCTTATTCAGTGACCACTGTTTGTTCAATACTGTGTTAGGTGATGGCAAACAGCAATAAGTTAGAGATGGAGTTCACAACTGCCTTTTTATGTTACAAGTAACAGAGACATGTTGAAAtcctattgcttttatttttattctcagtcAAATCGTGTCAAaatttctgtaagaaaaaaattcattaaagttTATACTGAGAATTATTAGTCTTTACTAAGGACATTCACATGATCAGTCTCTTGGTATATCTGACTTTCCTTCAAAAATAGTCATTATCTATCTAGAAGTAAATCACATGTCGTATTGGTCAAGTTGTACTGGATTTATAGAAAAAGGATAATAATGACACTTTTCATTATGCAATAAAAAGCCATTACTTATTCACTTTCCAAAAGGGTTTGAAGTAGAGGAAGTGAGAGAAGATTTTATAAAccacaaaggaaaatatatatttatttttgaatatttttagacTGAATAACTTACTAGTaaactattatattttaaatccaCACTGAAGTTTACAGGAGAGTATTAATTACCCAAAGATCAACCATACTAAAATCAAGATGAATACTATTATCAAAGACTAACTCACCAGCTTTCTTCTTTAGCTACCCAAAACTATTAAGTAAACCACtgacaaaaataatttgttttgaaCACTCTTAgtgtatttaattttcatatttttgcacAAAAGTGCGATAAACATAAAAGGACATGATTTGATAGTCATGAAAAGACAACTGACTACTCCAAAGATAGTAACAGAAAATAGATGGAAACTTAGGATGAAGAAATCGGGACATAACCGAATCCTCAAGTTATGGGTCTTAAGACTTCTATTTTAAACACTTACAGGGAAATATAGTCTGTCCACTTTGAAGTTTGGTATCTAGATCCTGTGTAATTTTTGGAGAgggacagggtggggagggacCATCCAACCACCAGCCCCGTGACAAGAGAAGGTGCCTGTTATGCCAGAGACACATTGCAGGGAAGTGAAATGAATGGGGTTTGAGAACCaggcagagcagggcttgaatCCTGCTTCTGCCACTGACAGCTTTGTGAGCTTGCATGAGCTGCTCACCCACTTTAGttttttcctttgcaaaatggaaaccatctacttcacagggttgtgaTGAGGGAAAATGAGACATTCTGCAATGGACCAGCACAGGGAATCCCTCACGTCTTCTCATTTTCCCCACATCCCCCTCCCAGATAATAAGGCAACTAGAATGCAAAGAATAGGAACCATGGAACTGAAGGTGTGTGCACTAAAACAGTGGGCAGAAGAAGTCGGATCAGAAGAGTGTCACAGCAGAGGTAGGCAGGGTCTAGAAGCAACTGATCAGTTAGAAATGGGATTTGGGGAAAATGGATTCCTGTTTACTTTGTAAAATAGAGTTCAGGTGTCAATACGTAAGTTACAAAACAATTTcacaaaagttttctttttttgatcctCAGAACAATCAGTATTGTACAGGTGATAAAACTGCAACCCAAATGTCATCCATCTGGTAGATGGTAAAGCTAAACCAGAACTTATTCCAAGTTTATTATAACATTCTCTCAAAAGATAGACGTTAAGATAGATATTCAGACATAATGTCAGGACTCAGTGTGCCAAGATTTGAATGCATCAGAGATAGTTAATTGCCCACTAGAAATCTGGGCTTGTCCTTCCATAGTATAGCATTGGTATCGAGAAGAGTCTGCAAGGTAGGCACTACTCAGTACCCACCCTGTCTCCATGGGGTCATGTGACTACTTCCTGCATTGGAGtgtgagtggaagtgaagtgTGCCACTTCTGGGTCAAGAGAGTAAAGAGGCAACCTTTTTCATCTCCCTCAACCCCTGCCTGCTTGGAGGACTGGACTCTGAAACCTGAAGGGTGGCATAGGCATGAGATGAATGGATCCAAAGCCTCTGAGTCGCCTCATGGAGAAAAGCTACCCAAAGACCAGGAACACCTGCAGTGGACACGACAGGGAGCAGGAAATAAACTTCTGGGTTAAGGCTCTGAAATCCTGGAGTTCATGACAGCAGCTAACATTACTCTGAGTCAGGTGCCACTTAACAGATTGCATTTGCACTGTGTATCCCGTCATGAGCATGTTATAGGCTAGAATTTAACTACAAAATTAGTTTTCAATTgtttgaaggaaggaatgggttggcatgaataaatgaaagtacaGTTTAAACATGAATTGATTCTCTGATCTAACTTTAATCTAAAATAtgtgtttagggcttccctggtggcgccgtggttaagaatccacctgccaatgcaggggacatgggttcgagccctggtctgggaagatcccacgtgctgtggatcaactgagcccgtgcaccacaactactgagcccccatgctacaactactgaagcccgcatgcctagaacccgtgctccgcaacaagaggagccacctcaatgagaagcctgtgcaccgcaacgaagagtagcccccgctcgccacaaccagagaaagcctgcacgcagcaacaaagacccagtgcagccaaaaataaatttaaaaaaatatgtgtttacacgtgtgtgtgtatatatgtatatatacacatatatatgtgtaaaccACATTTTCTATCAAAGCCTTTATACCATCTCAATTATTgaaaaattttgtaaaacaatCAAGGAAATAAAGTAGGAAATAAAGTTGGCAACCTGGATAACACACGATTAGAAAATCATCTGAATTTTTGTGAGTTTATATTTGTTCTTTATGAAATAAagctacacacatacatacagacacactcacacactttTCACTATGCTTTGC belongs to Balaenoptera ricei isolate mBalRic1 chromosome 17, mBalRic1.hap2, whole genome shotgun sequence and includes:
- the LOC132351625 gene encoding fatty acid-binding protein 9-like, with the protein product MTEPFLGTWKLVSSENFDEYMKQLGVSAAVQNFAGLAKPRITISTDRDKVNIKTESSFKNTEISFKLGEEFDETTSDNQKVKSIITLDGGSMIHFQKWLGKETTIKGQIVDGNMVVEYIMNNIVSIGIYKKV